TCTCTATCCTGTTTCATGCctgcaaataaaaacagcaggGTTTGTGTTTCTTTGTGAACGACGTCTGCTGGTTGTTCCTCATCTTTCCCGAGCCGTAATGATGAACTCACGTCAAAACGTAATGTTCAGAGACGATGCAAACTTTATTCACTCCAAACGACAGGTATACACAGTTTATCATTGTCCATCTAATGATAATCAGCTGATAATCAGTTTGTTCATTTACGTTTGTTTAAAAAACACTGGCTCGGCTTATGTTTATCTCATGCTTGGCTTCTAATGTTTGTATAAAACAGCCGATGATTACTAGTGCTACTTATGatgatgattaaaaataataataattcttgaaAGTGTCACTAAAACCTTCAAGACATTGACTGGAACGTCTTTCACTTCCATGTGCGCGTGCCCTTCATTCAGACCTCAGACACGGTCTCCAGCAGTCTCTGCAGGTTTCTGTGGATCTGGAAAAGCACGATTGTGTTGTTCAGACGAGCTCCTGACTCTTCACAATGCatagcaatagttcacccaaaaattgtaaatgtgccccccccccctcccctcaggatcatctgagatcaggatgagtttgattcttcatcaggtttggagaaatgtagcactgcatcagtgtctcatcaatggatgctctgcagtgaatgggtgccgtcagaatgagagctgataaaaacatcacaataatccacaagatgaaacaaatccagcattaagacacTTTTAACTaacataatctataataacacttcctccagtgaaaaagtgttgtgatctgaatcaggagagaaatctgcacagatcaagcagcggtTAAAAGTCCTAaacgtcttaatgctggatttgtttcatcttttcattttctccagatgttaactgatggactgctgtggattattgtgatgtttttatcagctctcattctgacggcacccattcactgcagtgcattcattgatgagacactgatgcaatgctgatTTTCATTTGTGCAGCATAGTGTGCTGAAGctcatcaaataaatgaattacaatGAATGTTTGATCCATAAAACCAATCCTTCCCTCTCTGAGATGTTCAGATGTGTTCACACAGACAAACCTTTTCCAGCTTCAGAAGACTTGCAGAAAGAACCGAGTAGAACTCAGCGGTTTCTCCAGAAAACAGACTTTGATATTCATCTCTGGAATCATAACGGCACATAGTGTTTAGTATAATGTGATATCTGATACTCATAGATAACAACAGAAACCGATTGTATGAAGCataaaacattagaaatataatatatatatatatatatatatatatatatatatatatatatatatatacagtatagaccaaaagtttggaaacattactatttttaatgttttcgaaagaagtttcttctgctcatcaaggctgcatttatttgatcaaaaatacagaaaaaacagtaatattgtgaaatattattacaatttaaaataatagttttctattttaatatacttaaaaaaaataatttattcttgtgatgcaaagctgaattttcagcatcattcctccattcttcagtgtcacatgtaacatcagtcgatcacatgatcctttagaaatcattctaatattctgatttattatgagtgttggaaacagttctgctgtccaatatatttgatcaataaaaggttcaaaagaactgcatttattcaaaataaaacataaaaaaatctaataatatatattctttactatcacattttatcaatttaacacatccttgctgaataaaagtattgattttatttaaaaaaaaagaaaaaaaattactgaccccaaattactgaccagtagtgtatattgttattacaaaatattaatattttaaaaacatagcttcttttttttattattcatcaaagtatcctaaaaaagtatcacatgttctgaaaaaatatgaagcagcagaactgtttccaactttgataatgaatcatcatattagaatgatttctaaaggatcatgtgataatgatcctaaaaattcagctttgcatcacagaagtaaatgatcatttaaagtataatacatttaaaaacaattattttaaattataataatatatcacaatatatcaaatgcaggcttgatgagcaaaataaacttctttcaaaaacattaaaaatagtaatgtttccaaacttttggtctgtactgtatatatttacaaaGATTTCATGATCTATTGGAATCTGGTACATTTAGAGTTTCTGATATTCTGCTTTACCAAATAATAAAACTGAAgttataataaattaaagttaaagcCATTAAATCTCTTTCGTCTTTACCTTTTCTGGGGAAACTCCTTTGACACGAGAGATGTCAGACGCTCCTCAAGAGACACGATCTTAAACGCCATGTAACAGGAGGACAACAGCAGGACACAAACCCTGAGAGAACAAGAGCAAACCAAACAGAACTCAGTctgtaaaatatcatttttatgttattaaagaagtctcttctgctctccaaggctgataaaaatacagtaaaaatagtgaaatattattgcaatctaaaacagctgttttctgtgtgaatctgtgttaaagtgtaatgtattcctgtgatgctccgctgtattttcagcatcattcctccagtcttcagtgtcacatgatcttcagaaatcagaataatatgctgatttactgctcacgaaacatttctgattattatcaatgttgaacactgAAACtgggatgcattttatttttcaggattcacagatgaacagaaagtgtaaaagaacagcatttatttgaaatagaaatcttctgtaacagtataaatgtgttttatcaattctgatcagtttaatgccTCCTTGATGAGTAAAAATATaagttcctcttttttttttgtatgcccaaacatttgaatgatagcatttcacagtttccacaaaaacatgaagcGGTTTTCAGACCAGCAGAGACTCACAGAGACAGATAGATCAACAGCAGAgcgttcagagagagagacacgggCCGCAGCGTCTTCATGAACTCCAGCTCTGATCCTGTAGAACCTGAAACACACGTCACAAACCACTGATAcgcaagatgtgtgtgtgtgtgtgtgtgtgtgtgagagagagagagggagagagagtgtgtgtgtgtgtgtgtgtgtgtgagagcgagagagagagagtgtgagtgtgtgtgtgtgagagagagagtgtgtgtgtgtgagagagagagagagagtgtgtgtgagagagagagagagagagagagtgtgtgtgtgtgtgagtgtgtgtgagagagagagagagagtgtgagtgtgtgtgtgtgagagagagagagagagagagtgtgagtgtgtgtgtatgtgagagagagagagagagagagagagagtgtgtgtgtgagcgagagagagagtgtgtgtgtgtgagagagagagagagagagagagtgtgtgtgtgtgtgtgagagagagagagagagagtgtgagtgtgtgtgtgtgaaagagagagagagagagagtgagtgtgtgtgtatgtgagagagagagagagagagagagagagagagagtgtgtgtgtgtgagagagagagagagagagagagagagagagagtgtgtgtgtgtgagagagagagagagttccgTTGAGTAGCAGCAGCAACAAGATGAGCTCCTGAtcatttaacttttaatattattttaaaataagacagACATTCAGTTCTGACAAATTTTAAACAAGGAAACCTCCTACAATCGATATTATTCACAAGGAGAGTTTAAATTAaccaagaaacaacaacaacagaagaaGACAATCAGATGAGAGCAACTCAAAGGGCCACAACACTGCCACATCTCTCAAACTGAGACACTTCCAGACCGAGACCTATCTGAAGATACTCACAGACTAAACCTCACAGAAacagaggagaaacagaggagaagAGCACACATCAAGCAGCAACAAATAACCAAGAGCCATTGAAAGTAAGGAAAGACACTTTTTTGAAACAATCAGTAAGATTTACTCCAGGaagaatattttgaatgttttttttttttttttttcctctggcaATGTCAATGAGGATGGTCATTCTGATCTTCTTGTACTGTTTGTGCACATATTTGGATCAGTATTTTAAAATAGCGGACATTTTGATCAATATTTGTATATAGTTCACAGAAAAactctcaaaaacaaacaaagagacagttttttcagttatttgtttacATTCTAAAATCAGCAATGGCCGCTGCAGCACATAGGCCCCGCCCCTTTGTGTACCCTCAGAAGAGCTCAGAGCATTCTAGACAGctccacagacagaaacagatcAAGGACAGTCCTGAAACACTGTTTGCTGACTCTGACCGCAGTTCAATGACCAACCTGCTCTTCTACACCGAGAACAGCTCCTCATGGCATACTGCTTTCTGCCAACACTTCACCTTCACCACAAAGAGAGGCATCTGCAAAGGCAGACAGATCCTGGTATTCGAAGATGCTGAAGGAAATGAGGAATCAAGAATTTTATCTCTTAACTTATACCACAACGGCACTGTCATGATCCAAGGCTCAGAGCCTGCCCTCCGAGCATTTTCAGCTGactttttacaaattaaacagcAGACATGTCTTAATACAAGTCTTGTACAAGACCATATAGATACGAACACAAACTCTTCTCCCGTAAAAGACACACAGAAGAAGACAACTGCAACAGCCTTAACTCAATCTCCCATGTCAAAAATGAAGGAGAAATGTTCACTTCTGGAAATCGATATGGTGGATCTAAGAGAATTAATCATGTCCAATTTGAAAGACAACAGCGACTTGGAGCAGCTTACAAAGGACATGATGAATTTAAAACAAGAGACAGAATATCTGCTGAGAAACAAAGAGCAGATGTCAAAGGAACTTCACCAAGCCAGAGAAGAGCTGAAGGAACTCAAAGGAACTTTCAGAAGACAAATCACAgaaatcaaaacagaaatgcaggaaGAACTGTCTGTCTTGAAATCTGAACTTCGAAAGAAAGATGAACTTATAAACAACATGAAGGAACAACTGCTTCATGATTTATCTCCCAAAGGATCCGATGCTAAACACTTGACTGGTCTGGACGGTCAGCAATCATCTGCAGTGGACGAGCCTCAGTCTTCATCAGCTCCTCACAACTCCAGCCAAGCAGAAGCCCTTCTTCTCATCGACTCCAACGGGAAATACATCAACGAGAAACTCTTGTTTCCAAAAATGAAAGCACAGAAAATATGGTGCCCGAACACTAGCAAGGCTCTTCAGATCTTATCTGATAAAAATCTGAACGAAACGTACAAGCACATCATAATCCACACAGGGACAAACGATCTACGAGCAGCGAAGGGCAACGTGGCTCCTGTGCTCCGAGAGCTGGCCATCAGAGCCTCAGAACGCTTCCCAGAAGCTCAGATAACTCTGTCCACGTTACTGCCACGGACTGATGTGCCCTTTCACGTGATCCACGGAAACAACGTAGAGCTTTCCAGAACCTGTGCACTCATTCCTAATGTTCACCTGGCACACCATAAAGACATCCGGCCCCATCACATGTATGACTACATACACCTCAACAAGAAAGGAGTACAACTTTTCGCAGGAGTGCTGAAAAGCACAGCACTTGGAAGAACAAACAGCAGAAATCTGCACAGCAAGAGCAGCTCCCAACTACACAGAAACATCCAGCCTCGTCCAAGAACCAGACAGGACTCGACCCCTGGACCGCCATCACAGCATCAGAGCTACGCTGCAGTAACCCAACAGCCACAGAACCCTGCAGCCGCCGAACTCAATCAGATAAGACACCTGCTCAACGTCATCTGCTCCAAACTGGTCAAATAACGTACAagagtaatacacacacacacacacttctctatatctatctatgaaatcatttaaaattagctGTTGGAATATACAGGGTTTACATTCTTCAACTTTCGGGAACAAGACTGTAGACCAAGACTTACTTTATAATATAAAAGACATAGacattgtaatatttcatgaGACATGGTGTCGGAGTAATGAGAGCTTGCACTGTCCAAGAGGATACAGAGAAATCACTGTGCCCTCTCTAAAAAACTCCCAAATTAAATTTGGTCGTGATTCAGGTGGCATACTTATATGGC
This genomic window from Carassius auratus strain Wakin chromosome 33, ASM336829v1, whole genome shotgun sequence contains:
- the LOC113052630 gene encoding uncharacterized protein LOC113052630, whose translation is MAAAAHRPRPFVYPQKSSEHSRQLHRQKQIKDSPETLFADSDRSSMTNLLFYTENSSSWHTAFCQHFTFTTKRGICKGRQILVFEDAEGNEESRILSLNLYHNGTVMIQGSEPALRAFSADFLQIKQQTCLNTSLVQDHIDTNTNSSPVKDTQKKTTATALTQSPMSKMKEKCSLLEIDMVDLRELIMSNLKDNSDLEQLTKDMMNLKQETEYLLRNKEQMSKELHQAREELKELKGTFRRQITEIKTEMQEELSVLKSELRKKDELINNMKEQLLHDLSPKGSDAKHLTGLDGQQSSAVDEPQSSSAPHNSSQAEALLLIDSNGKYINEKLLFPKMKAQKIWCPNTSKALQILSDKNLNETYKHIIIHTGTNDLRAAKGNVAPVLRELAIRASERFPEAQITLSTLLPRTDVPFHVIHGNNVELSRTCALIPNVHLAHHKDIRPHHMYDYIHLNKKGVQLFAGVLKSTALGRTNSRNLHSKSSSQLHRNIQPRPRTRQDSTPGPPSQHQSYAAVTQQPQNPAAAELNQIRHLLNVICSKLVK